Genomic DNA from Nocardioides aquaticus:
TGCTCGCTGATCTGGGCCAGGGCCGCGTCGATCGCCGCGTTCTTTGCCGCCTCGGCCAGGGGAGCCAGTCCTCCGTCGAGGCCGGACGTGAACTGCGCGATCAGCGCGCCGCGCACCTTCTCCGAGACCGCGCCCAGGTCGGTGACGACCTTGGTGTTCGGCGCGGGGTTCACGGGCAGCCGGACGAGCTCGACCGGCTCGCCCTGGAACTGGGCGTAGGCGCGGGCCCCGACGATGCTCGCGCTGCCCTGGGCCGTGCCGGGCCCGGAGGTGCACCGGCTCTGGACCGCCCCGAGGTCGACGAAGAGGCCGGGGTTCCCGAGCTGGGTCGAGACCTGGTCGACCGCGTCGTTGAAGGCGTCGGTCAGCACCTCTAGCTGGCCGGGGTCGAGCGGCACCGGGAGGTCGTCCGGGCCGACCGGCAGGCCCCCGTCCGGCGCGCCGAGCCCGTCGAGCAGCGCCGCGAGGTCCAGCGTGCCGGCCGACAGCTGCAGCGTCTGCCCGCCCTGCAGGCAGCTGCCCTCGCCCACGCCGACCACGGTGGCGCCGTCGCCGGCGAGCCCGGCGCAGGCCTCGGAGTAGCCGCGGCCGTCCTGGACCCGGGTCCGCGCGTCCTGGGCCAGGGTGCCCGCGGAGGCGACGCCGAGGCCGGGAAGTGCGACGGCCGGGCTGTTCGAGCCGGAGGTCTGCTCGGTGTCGCCGTCGTGGGTGGAGCGGAAGCTGCCGGAGTCCGCCGGGTTGCCTGCCACGCTGACCCGGACGGCCGTACCGGACGCCTGGGCGACCGTCGCCGCGGCCGCGGGGGCGCCGCTGAGGCCGACCAGGGCGGCGGCGCCGGCGAGGGCCACGACGCCGCGCGCGGTGCGCACCCGTCGTGCTGCGGGGCGGGCGGTCTGCGTCATGCGTCCTCCTGGTCTCCGGGCCCGGACGGCGTCGGTGACGCGGGCCTCGTACGGGTGAACGACCGTGCACCGTCCGGGTTACGAGACCGCGCGGCCTCGCCCGTCTCGCCGGGGGGACGTGACCTCCGCCGGGAAGCCTCGTTGGGGACCGCATGGAGCGAACAGTGCGCACCCTGATGACCACCGGGACCGCCGTCCTGGCCCTCGCCGCCGGCGCTGCCGGGGTGACGGCCCCCGGCGCCTCGGCCTCGTCGGCAGCCCCGTCGGCAGCCCCGTCGGCAGCCCCGTCCGCTGCCCCGGCGGCCGCGGGAGACGGCCTCGCGCCGGTCTCCGACTACCTCGGGCGGACCCTCGGCGGCCTGACCGGGTCCACGACCGTGCTGGTCCACGGCTCGTCGCTGCAGGCCGCGCGGGACGCGATCGGCGCGACCGGGATGACCCCACGACACGCCTTCGAGGCGATCGACGTGGTCGCGGCCCAGGGCACGAAGGCGCAGGTCCAGGCCGTGCGTGCCGAGCCCGGCGTGACCTACGTCGAGGGCAACGCACCCATCGACCTCACCCAGGAGACCTCGAACCAGGCCACCCGCGGGGCCGAGGCCGCCGCCACCCTGACCGGCGCCGACGGCTCCGCGCTGACCGGCGAGGGCGTCTCGGTCGCCGTCATCGACTCCGGCGTCGACCCGAACCACCCGTACTTCCGCGAGGCCGACGGCTCCTCGGCCGTGGTGGCCAGCCTGAAGACGCTGTGCGACCCGACCGAGACGCTGTGCGAGGTCGTCGAGACCGGTCCGCTCGTGGACACCGACACGCTCTCCGGCGGCGGGCACGGCACCCACGTCAGCGGCATCGTCGCCGGCCGCCCGACCACGCTCAGCGACGGCGGGACGCTCCAGGGCGCCGCCCCGGGCGCGAACGTGGTGTCGCTGTCGACCGGCGCCGTGCTGTTCATCGTCGGCGCCGACATGGCCCTGGAGTGGGTCCTGGAGAACCACGCCGCGCCGTGCGGCGAGGGCGTGCCGGCGAGCACCTGCCCGCCGATCAAGGTCACCAACAACTCCTACGGGCCCACCGGCGGCGGTGAGTTCGACCCGCAGAGCGCCACGGCCAAGCTGCAGCGCGCGCTGGTCGACGAGGGCGTGGTGACCGTGTGGGCCAACGGCAACGACGGGGGCGACGGCACGGCGAACCTGTCCAACCCGCCCGGCCAGGACCCCACCGGCGGCATCCTGTCGGTGGCCTCCTACTTCGACCAGGACACCGGCACCCGCGACGGGGTCGTCTCCGACTACTCCTCGCGCGGCCTCGCCGGCGACCAGGCGACCTACCCCGACGTGAGCGCCCCGGGGGAGGCCATCACCTCGTCGTGCCGGCCCTACCTGCCGATCTGCTCGACCGGGCTGGACTTCCGCAACGGCCCCGGCCCGCTGGACGTGGGCACCTTCAACACCATCAGCGGCACCTCGATGGCGGCGCCGCACGTCGCCGGCATCGTGGCCCAGCTGTTCCAGGCCGACCCGACCGCGACGCCGGCCGAGGTGGAGGCGGCGCTGAAGACGAGCGCCCACCAGTACACCGACGGCGCCGCCTACGAGCCCGGCGCCCTGGGCACGACCTCGTTCGACAAGGGCTACGGACTCGTCGACGTGGTCGCGGCCGTCGAGGCGCTGCGCTGAGGCGCTGACCCGGCGGCGGGCCCGCGCCCGCCGCCCCCCGATCGAGGGGCTCTTCCGGACATGGGGCCGGAGGGGCCCCTCCTGGGCGTCCGGCTACGGTCGCCGCATGAGCCCCGCCGCGCTGCTGGTCGAGATCTTCGGCCGTGTCCAGGAGAACGCCCTCGCCGCCGTCGACGGGCTGACGCCCGAGCAGCTGGCGCAGCGGCCCGTGTCCGCCCGCGACGACGCGAACCCGGTCGGCTGGCTGGTCTGGCACCTCGCCCGGGTGCAGGACGACCACGTCGCCGACGTCGCCGGCCACGAGCAGGTGTGGACCGCCGACGGGTGGGCGCGCCGCTTCGACCTGCCCCTCGACGACGCCGACATCGGCTACGGCCACACCACCGAGGAGGTCGGGCTCGTCCGGGCGGACGCCGACCTGCTGGCCGGCTACCTGCGCGCGGTGCACGCGCGCTCGGCGGCGTACCTCTCCGGCCTCGCGCCCGCCGACCTCGACCGCGTCGTCGACGAGCGCTGGGACCCCCCGGTGACCCTCGGCGTACGCCTGGTCAGCGTGGGCGACGACGGCACGCAGCACGCCGGGCAGGCGGCGTACGCCCGGGGCCTGCTCGGTCTGTAGACTCCTCCACGAGGGGAGTACCTCACCCAAGCCCGACCCGGTCAGTACGACGATCCCCAGCGGTCGTCCCGGGCGGCGCCGGACCCGCCTGCAGCTCCTGCGCGTGGATCCCCGGTCGAGGGAGACCTCAGGTCTGCAGTCACGCCTGAGGAGAACCCCGTCTTGGACACCATCGGCACGCCCACGCTCTGGACGGTGACCCTGGTCGCCGTCGTCGCGCTGCTCGCACTCGACTTCGCCCTCACCCGCAAGCCGCACGAGGTCTCGATGAAGGAGGCCGTCGGCTGGTCGGCGTTCTACGTCGCGCTGCCGCTGGCCTTCGGCGTGTGGGTCTGGTCGGTGCACGGCGGCCAGACCGGGCTGGAGTACTACACCGGCTACCTCGTCGAGAAGTCGCTCAGCGTCGACAACCTCTTCGTCTTCATGCTCCTGCTCGGCGCCTTCGCCGTCCCCCGCGCGCTGCAGCAGCGGGTCCTGCTCTTCGGGATCATCGGGGCGCTGGTGCTGCGCGGCATCTTCATCGCCGTCGGTGCCGCCGCCCTCGACGCGTTCGACTGGGTCTTCCTGGTCTTCGGCCTGATCCTGCTGGCCACCGGCGTCAAGCTGCTCCGCGACGCGGTCAAGGGCCACGAGCAGTCGGTCGACATCTCCGAGATGCGGGTCGTGCGGCTGCTCAACCGCTTCTTCCCCGTCACCGACGACTACGAGGGCACCAAGTTCAGCGTGGTGCGCGACGGCAAGCGGTTCGTCACCCCGCTGCTGGTCGTCGTGGTCGCCGTCTTCGCCACCGACGTCGTCTTCGCGGTCGACTCCGTGCCGGCCGTCTTCGGGATCACCGGAGACCCGTACCTGGTCTTCGCCACGAACGCCTTCGCCCTGCTCGGGCTGCGGGCGCTCTACTTCGTGCTCGAGGGCGCGCTGTCCAAGCTGGTGCACCTGTCCTACGGCCTGGCCGCGATCCTGCTCTTCATCGGCGTCAAGCTGGTCCTGCACTGGGGCCACATCGTGAACCCGAGCGTCCCGGAGATCCCGACCCTGGCCTCGCTGGGCGTGATCGTCGGCATCCTGGTGCTGGTCACCACGACCAGCCTGCTGGCCGACAAGCGCAAGCAGCGCGCGCTCGCCGGTCGCGACGACGACCGCGACCAGCGGGACCAGGAGTCCGTCGGGTCCTGACCTACCGGGTCGCCCCCTCGAGCTCGGCCACGTCGTCGGCGGACAGCACGACGTCGCGGACGGCGAAGTTCTGCTCGAGGTGGGCGCGCCGGGAGGTGCCGGGGATCAGCGCGACGTGGTCGGCGTGCGCCAGCAGCCAGGCCAGGCCGACCTGGGCCGGGGTGGCGCCGAGGCGCTCGGCGACGGTCAGCACGGTCGGGTCCTCGGTCACCTTCGGCAGCCCCGGGAAGGCCGAGCCGAGCGGGAAGTACGGCACGTACGCCACCCCGGCCCGCCCGCACAGCTCCAGGACGTCCTCGTCGGAGCGGTCCAGCAGGCTGTAGGCGTTCTGCACGCAGACCACGTCGGCCTCGGCGATCGCCTGCTCGACCTGGGCCAGGCTGGCGGTCGAGATGCCGACGCCGGCGATCTTGCCCTCCTCGCGCAGCGCCACCATCTCGCCGAGCTGCTCGGCGAGCGGGACCTGCTGGTCGGGGGGCAGCGGGTGGGCCGCGTCCGGCAGTCGCAGGTTGACCGCCCCGAGCCGCTCCGCGCCGAGCGTGCGCAGGTTGTCCTCGACCGCGGCGCGCAGCTGCTCGGGCCGCTGGGCGGGCGGCCAGCCGCCGTCCTCGTCGCGCGTCGCCCCGACCTTGGAGACCAGGACGAGCTCCTCGGCGTACGGGTGCAGCGCCTCGCGGATCAGCTCGTTGGCGACCGCCGGCCCGTAGAACTGCGCGGTGTCGACGTGGTCGACCCCCAGCTCGACCGCGCGGCGCAGGACGGCCAGCGCCTCCTCCCGGTCCCGGGGCGGGCCCATCACCCCCGGCCCGGGCAGCTGCATGGCGCCGAAGCCGACGCGGTGCACGGTCAGGGGTCCGAGGTCCACGGTGTCGCTCACCCGCGCGACGCTACGGAGGCCGCCGCGCCTGGCGCTCACCCCCGGGTACGGCGATAGCGTCCTCGGATGAGTGATGACACCGACCGCACGGCCCTGCACCAGGACGGGTTCTGCGACGTCGTCGTGGAGATCCCCCGGGGGAGCCGCAACAAGTACGAGGCCACCGACGACGGCGTGATCTGGTTCGACCGGCGCCTGGGCGGGCCGGCCGGCTTCCCGGGCGACTACGGCTACGTCATCGGCGCGGAGGGCGAGGACGGCGACGCGCTCGACGCGCTGGTGCTGCTCGAGGAGGCGACCTTCCCCGGGGTGCACATGCGCTGCCGGGTGATCGGGGCGTACCTGCTCGAGGTCGGCGGGGAGGCCGAGACCAAGCTGATCGTCGTGCCGGACAAGGACCACCACGCCGACCACCTGCGCGACCTCGGTGACCTGTCGACGGCCTTCCTCGACGAGCTGGACGCGTTCTTCGCCGCCTACCGGATGCTCGAGTCCAAGGGCGTCGAGGTGCGCGAGCGCCAGGGACGCGACGCCGCGGTGGCGATGCTCACCGGTCCGTGACCGACGGGCTCCGCCACCGCGGTGGTGGGGCGGGGCGTTGCGGTGCTCAGACGACGGGCACGGCGGGCACCTCGACGCCCTGGCGCTCGAGGGCCCGGGTGCGCTGCTCCTGCTTGACCGCCCAGGTGATGCCGGAGATCCACAGGACGAAGAGGAACGCGGCGGCGACCCCGACGGTGGCGCCGGTGGCGCCGAGGGACTCCAGGATGGTCTTGGAGTTCGTCAGGATGATCAGGCCGCCGGCGGCCACGCCGAGGACGCGCGCCGGCAGGATCTTCACCAGGTAGGCCGCGATCGGCGCGGCGACCACGCCACCGATCAGCAGCGCGAGGGCGTAGC
This window encodes:
- a CDS encoding S8 family serine peptidase — encoded protein: MTTGTAVLALAAGAAGVTAPGASASSAAPSAAPSAAPSAAPAAAGDGLAPVSDYLGRTLGGLTGSTTVLVHGSSLQAARDAIGATGMTPRHAFEAIDVVAAQGTKAQVQAVRAEPGVTYVEGNAPIDLTQETSNQATRGAEAAATLTGADGSALTGEGVSVAVIDSGVDPNHPYFREADGSSAVVASLKTLCDPTETLCEVVETGPLVDTDTLSGGGHGTHVSGIVAGRPTTLSDGGTLQGAAPGANVVSLSTGAVLFIVGADMALEWVLENHAAPCGEGVPASTCPPIKVTNNSYGPTGGGEFDPQSATAKLQRALVDEGVVTVWANGNDGGDGTANLSNPPGQDPTGGILSVASYFDQDTGTRDGVVSDYSSRGLAGDQATYPDVSAPGEAITSSCRPYLPICSTGLDFRNGPGPLDVGTFNTISGTSMAAPHVAGIVAQLFQADPTATPAEVEAALKTSAHQYTDGAAYEPGALGTTSFDKGYGLVDVVAAVEALR
- a CDS encoding mycothiol transferase, with translation MSPAALLVEIFGRVQENALAAVDGLTPEQLAQRPVSARDDANPVGWLVWHLARVQDDHVADVAGHEQVWTADGWARRFDLPLDDADIGYGHTTEEVGLVRADADLLAGYLRAVHARSAAYLSGLAPADLDRVVDERWDPPVTLGVRLVSVGDDGTQHAGQAAYARGLLGL
- a CDS encoding TerC/Alx family metal homeostasis membrane protein, giving the protein MDTIGTPTLWTVTLVAVVALLALDFALTRKPHEVSMKEAVGWSAFYVALPLAFGVWVWSVHGGQTGLEYYTGYLVEKSLSVDNLFVFMLLLGAFAVPRALQQRVLLFGIIGALVLRGIFIAVGAAALDAFDWVFLVFGLILLATGVKLLRDAVKGHEQSVDISEMRVVRLLNRFFPVTDDYEGTKFSVVRDGKRFVTPLLVVVVAVFATDVVFAVDSVPAVFGITGDPYLVFATNAFALLGLRALYFVLEGALSKLVHLSYGLAAILLFIGVKLVLHWGHIVNPSVPEIPTLASLGVIVGILVLVTTTSLLADKRKQRALAGRDDDRDQRDQESVGS
- a CDS encoding oxidoreductase; amino-acid sequence: MSDTVDLGPLTVHRVGFGAMQLPGPGVMGPPRDREEALAVLRRAVELGVDHVDTAQFYGPAVANELIREALHPYAEELVLVSKVGATRDEDGGWPPAQRPEQLRAAVEDNLRTLGAERLGAVNLRLPDAAHPLPPDQQVPLAEQLGEMVALREEGKIAGVGISTASLAQVEQAIAEADVVCVQNAYSLLDRSDEDVLELCGRAGVAYVPYFPLGSAFPGLPKVTEDPTVLTVAERLGATPAQVGLAWLLAHADHVALIPGTSRRAHLEQNFAVRDVVLSADDVAELEGATR
- a CDS encoding inorganic diphosphatase; translation: MSDDTDRTALHQDGFCDVVVEIPRGSRNKYEATDDGVIWFDRRLGGPAGFPGDYGYVIGAEGEDGDALDALVLLEEATFPGVHMRCRVIGAYLLEVGGEAETKLIVVPDKDHHADHLRDLGDLSTAFLDELDAFFAAYRMLESKGVEVRERQGRDAAVAMLTGP